The following proteins come from a genomic window of Miscanthus floridulus cultivar M001 chromosome 2, ASM1932011v1, whole genome shotgun sequence:
- the LOC136540741 gene encoding NAC domain-containing protein 105-like, which translates to MDSMESCVPPGFRFHPTDEELVGYYLGKKVASQKIDLDVIRDIDLYRIEPWDLQEHCGIGYEEQNEWYFFSYKDRKYPTGTRTNRATMAGFWKATGRDKAVHDKSHLIGMRKTLVFYKGRAPNGQKTDWIMHEYRLETDENAPPQEEGWVVCRAFKKRTAYPARSMAMAWDPSYAYREVSAMGAAAAAEAAAFVDPNNAAYAQIRRQSNRSARFKQEAEMDGAAAALLQYSSSHLVELPQLESPSAPLAPANQSQASAADEVVDGADSGRRPGKKARADKVATDWRALDKFVASQLSPAVECSGSLEAAAAAATTAAASNVGSQLDHVEDDEMAALLFLNSDGREEVERWTGLLGPAGGDGDFGLCVFEK; encoded by the exons ATGGACTCCATGGAATCATGCGTGCCCCCGGGGTTCAGGTTCCACCCCACCGACGAGGAGCTCGTCGGCTACTACCTCGGGAAGAAGGTGGCCTCCCAGAAGATTGACCTCGACGTCATACGCGACATCGATCTCTACCGCATCGAGCCATGGGATCTCCAAG AACATTGCGGGATCGGGTACGAGGAGCAGAACGAGTGGTACTTCTTCAGCTACAAGGACCGGAAGTACCCGACGGGGACGCGGACCAACAGGGCCACCATGGCCGGGTTCTGGAAGGCAACGGGCAGGGACAAGGCGGTGCACGACAAAAGCCACCTCATCGGCATGAGGAAGACGCTCGTCTTCTACAAGGGAAGGGCTCCCAACGGGCAGAAGACCGACTGGATCATGCACGAGTACCGGCTCGAGACCGACGAGAATGCGCCGCCACAG GAAGAAGGCTGGGTGGTGTGCCGGGCGTTCAAGAAGAGAACAGCGTACCCAGCAAGGAGCATGGCGATGGCATGGGACCCCAGCTACGCCTACCGCGAGGTCAGCGccatgggcgcggcggcggctgcggaggCGGCGGCGTTCGTGGACCCCAATAACGCGGCGTACGCGCAGATCAGGCGCCAGTCCAACAGGAGCGCGCGCTTCAAACAGGAGGCCGAGATGGACGGCGCTGCCGCCGCGTTGCTGCAGTACTCCTCCAGCCACCTAGTCGAGCTGCCGCAGCTCGAGAGCCCGTCGGCGCCGCTCGCGCCGGCCAACCAGAGCCAGGCGTCAGCCGCTGATGAGGTGGTGGACGGCGCCGACAGCGGTAGGCGGCCGGGCAAGAAGGCGCGGGCCGATAAGGTGGCCACGGACTGGAGGGCGCTCGACAAGTTCGTCGCGTCACAGCTCAGCCCCGCGGTGGAGTGCAGCGGCAGCTTGGAGGCGGCCGCAGCAGCAGCGACGACGGCCGCCGCCAGCAACGTGGGCTCACAGCTGGACCACGTTGAGGATGATGAGATGGCGGCATTACTGTTCCTCAACAGCGACGGGAGGGAGGAAGTGGAGAGGTGGACGGGGCTGCTCGGCCCCGCCGGCGGGGACGGCGACTTTGGACTGTGTGTGTTCGAGAAATGA